A DNA window from Anaerocolumna sp. AGMB13020 contains the following coding sequences:
- a CDS encoding phenylacetate--CoA ligase family protein — protein MKRVILGLYYSLPVFLQNAAVSLYGLVLYFSRYSGDYKKYRKLFVSRKHQNIREEKHIQNKRFLKLLSYAVENSPFYKEFYKEIPLKEIQSVEDIHKLPILSKDMLRDNIECIYTIPMYKSLTFHTGGTTGIPVKVRKRKQDVQQRMAYLDAYKQSFGFTSNKMRAARFTGRKIVEDKPVKPVFWRNNYTLRQRLYSTYHLSEENLLFYVKDLNRYKPQSIEGFVSAIYTVAKFMEEKGLKPEFTPKAVFTTSETVLPYHRETIEKVFGCPLTDQYASNEGAPFIIQCPFGAYHEAIDTGIFEHIPAKEGTRILVTGFDTFGTPLIRYDIGDVIREGGEKCSCGSVHPVIKRIEGREADFITTKGGTFSQVQLSYLVSSLHTHIKQMQFKLKRDGSLIILCQPVRSRLNRKDMGIVEKNIKEFLGQETEFTLELTDNINRTASGKYRLILREE, from the coding sequence ATGAAAAGAGTCATTTTGGGTTTATATTACAGCCTCCCGGTGTTTCTTCAGAATGCAGCTGTCAGCCTGTATGGCCTTGTTCTTTATTTCAGCAGGTATTCAGGCGACTATAAGAAATATCGTAAGCTTTTTGTAAGCCGTAAACATCAAAACATAAGAGAGGAAAAGCATATACAGAACAAGAGATTTCTGAAGCTGCTGTCTTATGCTGTTGAGAATAGTCCCTTTTACAAAGAGTTCTACAAGGAAATCCCGTTAAAGGAGATCCAATCAGTGGAGGATATCCATAAGCTGCCGATTCTCAGTAAGGATATGTTACGAGATAATATTGAGTGTATCTATACCATACCTATGTACAAAAGCTTAACCTTTCATACCGGTGGGACTACGGGTATTCCAGTAAAGGTTAGAAAGAGAAAGCAGGATGTTCAGCAGAGGATGGCTTATTTGGATGCTTATAAACAAAGCTTTGGTTTCACCAGCAATAAAATGAGAGCAGCACGATTTACAGGAAGAAAGATCGTAGAGGATAAACCGGTAAAACCAGTATTTTGGAGAAATAATTATACCTTAAGGCAAAGGCTTTATTCCACCTATCATCTTTCGGAAGAGAACCTTTTATTTTATGTAAAGGATTTGAATCGTTACAAACCCCAATCCATTGAAGGTTTTGTTTCTGCAATATATACTGTTGCCAAATTCATGGAAGAGAAGGGCTTAAAGCCTGAATTTACACCAAAGGCTGTCTTTACAACCTCAGAAACCGTACTTCCTTATCACAGGGAAACCATAGAAAAAGTATTTGGCTGTCCTTTAACCGATCAATATGCCTCCAATGAAGGAGCTCCATTTATTATACAATGTCCCTTTGGAGCATACCATGAAGCAATCGATACTGGAATCTTTGAACACATTCCGGCGAAGGAGGGTACAAGAATTCTGGTTACGGGTTTTGATACCTTTGGCACACCTTTAATACGGTATGACATCGGAGATGTGATTCGTGAGGGAGGTGAAAAATGTTCCTGCGGCAGTGTTCATCCGGTCATAAAGAGAATCGAAGGAAGAGAGGCAGATTTCATTACCACTAAAGGAGGAACTTTCAGCCAGGTGCAATTATCCTATCTCGTAAGCAGCCTGCATACACATATAAAGCAGATGCAGTTTAAGCTTAAGAGAGACGGTTCACTTATCATCCTGTGTCAGCCGGTAAGAAGCAGGCTAAACAGGAAAGACATGGGAATAGTGGAAAAGAATATAAAAGAATTTCTTGGGCAGGAAACGGAGTTTACCTTAGAATTAACTGACAATATCAACAGGACTGCAAGCGGAAAATACAGGCTTATCCTAAGGGAAGAATAA
- a CDS encoding glycosyltransferase family 2 protein, protein MEEKVLVSVIIPVYQAEKYLMRCVQSVREQTYKNLEILLIDDGSTDKSPIICENMALLDKRITTVHQKNGGISAARNKGLKLAKGTYITFLDSDDFLHHQFIKYLLWLCLKQKAQIAEARMATGSASDFHDVKVKGDMHVYDRKQAILSRKMKSGVAGKLYHRGLFTELEFPVSDHFNYEDEALVYQLTYRCKRVVYSEKPLYYCYQNQQSVTRNSNPYKSTDFYGVLTDRIQFFMEIDKELLDHSYEYFCINLIRFYIICKSDSNNKNDMVALLKLYEKMYFKALYSSVTPLTYKLMFTFFYLSPELSARIANLILLPVKKRFKR, encoded by the coding sequence ATGGAAGAAAAGGTATTGGTAAGTGTCATCATACCGGTTTATCAAGCTGAAAAATACCTTATGCGCTGTGTGCAAAGTGTAAGAGAACAAACCTATAAAAATCTAGAAATCTTATTAATAGACGACGGCTCCACAGACAAAAGCCCTATTATTTGTGAGAATATGGCATTACTGGACAAGAGAATAACAACAGTACATCAGAAAAACGGTGGAATATCAGCTGCCAGAAACAAAGGACTAAAACTTGCGAAGGGTACGTATATCACTTTTTTGGATAGTGATGATTTTCTTCATCACCAATTTATTAAATATCTGCTATGGTTGTGCCTGAAACAGAAAGCACAGATAGCAGAAGCCAGAATGGCTACCGGGTCGGCTTCTGATTTTCATGATGTTAAGGTGAAGGGGGATATGCACGTCTATGACAGGAAACAGGCTATATTAAGCAGAAAAATGAAGTCAGGAGTTGCTGGTAAGCTTTATCATAGGGGACTTTTTACGGAGCTTGAGTTTCCGGTCAGTGATCATTTTAATTACGAGGACGAGGCTCTTGTTTATCAACTGACCTATCGTTGTAAACGAGTGGTCTATTCTGAGAAACCCCTTTATTATTGCTATCAGAACCAGCAGAGTGTAACCCGGAATAGTAATCCTTATAAATCTACGGATTTCTATGGAGTACTTACGGACAGGATTCAGTTCTTTATGGAAATCGACAAGGAATTATTAGACCACTCATATGAGTATTTCTGTATTAATCTTATACGGTTCTATATTATCTGTAAAAGCGATTCCAACAATAAGAATGATATGGTTGCCCTTCTTAAGCTGTACGAGAAGATGTACTTTAAAGCTTTGTACAGCAGTGTCACTCCTTTAACCTACAAGCTGATGTTTACGTTCTTTTACCTTTCCCCGGAGCTTAGTGCACGAATTGCCAATCTGATTTTGCTACCGGTAAAAAAGAGATTTAAGAGGTGA
- a CDS encoding polysaccharide biosynthesis C-terminal domain-containing protein, which translates to MKILVTGHSGFLGRNLIEALKSSGQEQHKIYTYDKSDSLDKLEEYAKDCDFVFHLAAVHRPDRKEEFLEVNLEFFQTLLTYLQKYHNPCPVLYTSSIQATQDTEYARSKRLAEEALVTHGRQNNSRTIIYRLTNTFGKWAKPCAHSVVATFCYLVARDQEITIQNPDTVMNFYYIDDVITSFLRHLEEEIPPGSDGYYRLEEDLLYRITIKELAEIITSFRLQRQGQYLPDVGDSLIKRLYSTYLSYLPLKELAVPLQVHSDSRGSFMEIFKTDNRGQFSLNITKPGIKKGEHYHNTKCERFLVLSGKAKIQLRRTDSEEITEYYLTGEEPRFLEIPPGITHNLINVGDTDLYTLIWANEVFEPLKADTYFCPVLGSI; encoded by the coding sequence ATGAAGATTCTGGTGACTGGGCACAGTGGGTTTTTAGGGCGCAATCTGATAGAGGCTCTTAAATCCTCTGGGCAGGAACAACATAAGATTTATACCTATGATAAATCAGATTCACTGGATAAGTTAGAGGAGTATGCCAAGGACTGTGATTTTGTATTTCATCTTGCTGCTGTCCATCGGCCGGACAGAAAAGAAGAGTTTCTGGAAGTGAATCTTGAATTTTTTCAGACCTTGTTAACCTATCTCCAGAAATATCATAATCCCTGCCCGGTACTCTATACTTCCTCCATTCAGGCAACACAGGATACAGAGTATGCCAGGAGCAAACGCCTGGCAGAAGAAGCCCTGGTAACACATGGACGTCAAAACAACAGCAGGACTATAATCTACCGTCTTACCAATACCTTCGGAAAGTGGGCAAAACCCTGTGCTCATTCTGTAGTTGCTACCTTTTGTTATCTGGTGGCAAGAGATCAGGAAATCACAATTCAAAATCCGGATACGGTGATGAATTTTTACTATATTGATGATGTGATAACTTCTTTTCTCAGACATCTGGAGGAAGAAATACCTCCCGGGTCTGACGGTTATTATCGTTTAGAAGAAGACCTCCTTTATCGAATTACCATAAAGGAACTTGCAGAAATTATAACCAGTTTTCGTTTACAGAGGCAAGGACAATATTTGCCGGATGTAGGTGACAGCCTGATTAAGAGATTGTACAGTACTTATTTAAGTTATCTGCCCCTTAAGGAGCTTGCAGTACCTTTGCAAGTGCATTCCGATAGCAGAGGAAGCTTTATGGAAATCTTTAAGACGGACAATCGGGGGCAATTTTCCTTAAACATTACCAAACCCGGAATCAAGAAAGGAGAGCATTACCACAACACGAAATGTGAGAGATTCCTAGTTCTCTCCGGCAAAGCAAAGATACAGCTTCGCAGAACAGATTCCGAAGAAATCACAGAGTATTACCTGACAGGAGAAGAACCAAGGTTCCTGGAGATTCCTCCGGGTATTACCCATAATCTCATTAATGTTGGAGATACAGACCTTTATACACTTATTTGGGCAAATGAAGTATTTGAACCATTAAAAGCGGATACTTATTTTTGCCCCGTTCTTGGTTCCATATAG
- a CDS encoding polysaccharide biosynthesis protein — protein MFADKVLLITGGTGSFGNAVLDRFLDSDIGEIRIFSRDEKKQDDMRHQYHSPKIKYYIGDVRSPGTLKEAFFGVDYVFHSAALKQVPSCEFFPMEAVKTNIIGTDNVLNAAIEAGVKKVICLSTDKAAYPINAMGTSKAMMEKVMVAKARMLSEDRIQICGTRYGNVACSRGSVIPLFVEQIKAGEPLTVTEPEMTRFIMTLEEAVELVVFAFEYGRSGDILVQKAPACTVKTLALALCELFSYKEGIKIIGMRHGEKMYETLLTREESRFAKDMGNYYCIPPDNRDLNYDSYMTRGMKKKRVKEFNSDNANQLGVKEMQEKLLTIPYIQKELSKYKEV, from the coding sequence ATGTTTGCAGATAAAGTACTGCTGATTACCGGAGGAACCGGTTCTTTTGGTAATGCAGTCCTGGACCGTTTCTTAGATAGCGACATCGGTGAAATCAGGATATTTTCAAGAGATGAAAAGAAACAGGACGATATGAGGCATCAATACCATTCACCTAAAATCAAGTATTATATTGGAGATGTCAGATCACCCGGTACCTTAAAGGAAGCCTTTTTCGGAGTGGATTATGTCTTTCACAGTGCCGCGCTTAAACAGGTGCCATCCTGTGAATTCTTTCCCATGGAGGCAGTTAAAACAAATATTATAGGTACGGATAATGTTCTGAATGCAGCAATAGAAGCCGGTGTGAAGAAGGTGATCTGCCTTTCTACAGACAAAGCGGCTTATCCCATAAATGCTATGGGCACCTCAAAGGCTATGATGGAGAAGGTAATGGTTGCAAAGGCCAGAATGCTGTCAGAAGATAGAATTCAGATCTGCGGTACGCGTTATGGAAACGTAGCTTGTTCCAGAGGATCAGTAATTCCTCTGTTTGTAGAGCAGATTAAGGCCGGGGAACCCCTCACGGTTACTGAGCCGGAAATGACAAGATTTATTATGACATTGGAAGAAGCCGTGGAACTGGTGGTCTTTGCTTTTGAATATGGACGCAGCGGAGATATTCTGGTACAAAAGGCACCTGCCTGTACCGTAAAGACACTTGCTTTGGCATTATGCGAATTGTTTTCCTACAAAGAAGGAATTAAAATTATCGGCATGCGTCATGGGGAAAAAATGTATGAAACACTTCTAACCAGAGAAGAGAGCCGTTTCGCCAAGGATATGGGAAATTATTACTGTATCCCTCCGGACAACAGAGATTTAAATTATGACAGTTATATGACCCGGGGAATGAAGAAGAAAAGAGTGAAGGAATTTAATTCGGATAATGCGAATCAATTAGGGGTTAAGGAAATGCAGGAAAAATTGTTAACAATACCTTATATCCAGAAGGAACTTTCAAAATACAAAGAAGTTTAA